The sequence below is a genomic window from Chthonomonadales bacterium.
TAGCGCAGTCGGCCGGCCTGCCCATGCCCAGCGTCCACATCATTCCCTCGGCCCAGCCCAACGCGTTCGCTACGGGTCGTGATCCGAACCATGCCGCCGTGGCCGTCACGGAGGGGCTGCTGCGCTCGCTGGACGAGGAGGAGTTGGAGGGTGTGCTCGCGCATGAGCTCGCGCACGTTCAGCACCGCGACATTCTGATCAGCTCCATCGCCGCCACGTTCGCCGGCGCGATCACGCTGCTCGTGCACGTCCTGCAGATCGGTATGCTGTTCGGCGGGCTCGGGCGTTCAGGCGACGATGGGGAGGGCACCAACCCGTTGGCGGCGCTCGCCGCCATCATCTTCGCGCCGCTGGCGGCGATGGTCATTCAGCTCGCCATCTCGCGGTCGCGCGAGTACGAGGCGGATCGGGGCGGAGCCATCATGAGCGGCAAGCCGCTCGCGCTGGCGAGCGCGCTGCGGCGCATCGAGCACGCCGTCGAGCAGAGGCCGATGCAGGTGAGCCCGGCGTCGTCGCACATGTTCATCATCAACCCGCTCGGTGGCGACGCGGTGCGAAGCCTGGCCGCGCTCTTTCGAACGCATCCGCTCACCGAGGAGCGCATCGCGCGCCTTCAGGCGATGGCGCACGACATAGGCGGCCGGGCCCGGCAGGCTACGAGCTGGTAGACCACGCCGATCGGCGCGGCGTACACGCAGCAGGAAGGACCGGCCCACGCCGGTCCTTCCTGCTGCGTGGAGCGTAGCGGAAGCCTCAGAGCGGACTCGAACCGCTGACCTTCGCTTTACAAGAGCGTTGCTCTACCGACTGAGCTACTGAGGCCTGCTCTGTGGCTGAACCGGGGGGCTGACGCGCCCGCTATGGCGGCTGGTCCTCGGCCGGAACGAGGAAGCCAATCTTGCGTTTGACACGCTGCAGGGCGTTGTCGATGCACTTGGTGCGGCAGCATAGAGCTCGGGACATCTCACGGTATGATTTGCCCTCGAGGTAATACTCCAGCACGCGCGACTCCAGTTCCGAGAGCGCGTGGCGCACGGTGTCCTGCAGAAGCCGGGGGTCGCGGCGATCGATGAGCCAATCGACCGGGTCGACGACGCGCTCG
It includes:
- the htpX gene encoding zinc metalloprotease HtpX; this encodes MNTLKTGILMAGLFGLFMVLGRVFGGTAGLLLGFAFALATNFFAYWFSDRVALSMSGAKAVDEAQAPGLYRMVRRLAQSAGLPMPSVHIIPSAQPNAFATGRDPNHAAVAVTEGLLRSLDEEELEGVLAHELAHVQHRDILISSIAATFAGAITLLVHVLQIGMLFGGLGRSGDDGEGTNPLAALAAIIFAPLAAMVIQLAISRSREYEADRGGAIMSGKPLALASALRRIEHAVEQRPMQVSPASSHMFIINPLGGDAVRSLAALFRTHPLTEERIARLQAMAHDIGGRARQATSW